DNA sequence from the Ignavibacteriota bacterium genome:
GGTCTTTTAACACGAGGTGATAGTCCCTGTCCTTCTCAAGTACCATACCGATGAGCCAGGCCTTGACACGGTAGAACTTCATCTCCACACGATTCATGCGTCGATTGTGGCGACTCGGTTTGATGGCTTGGAGTTGGGTTTGTTTACGCACGGAGCTGCGGATCGTATCGTGAAAGTTAATTTTGGGCATGAGCGAGTCGGTGAGGGTCTTTACATCCCAACGCTCGATACCGCAAGATTGAGCTTCCGCACGAATGCCCGTAACTGAGAAACAGAGTACAGCGAAGGCCGCAATGAGAAGCAGTTTGATAAGGATCCGCCGCGGTAGGCGTGTTGCTGTTTGCATGATCATTCCTCGCATGGTACTGCCTTGAGAAAGAACTTTGTGTTCTTTCGGTACACGGGACCGTCCACAACATCCGGTGAACAGCCGTAATCGAAGAGGACAAAGTCCGGACCATCGTAGACGAAGAGTACGTAACTGCCTTTGAGTGGAGTCAACTCCAGCGTGTAGCCACGAAGCACCTCGAGTTCATGAAACCGCTCCTGCTTGCTCAGCAGCGCATAGAGGGAGTCCCGCGTGAAGGTAGCAGGGAGAGAATCACCGTAGGCGCCAAAGACCGCATCCCGCACATCGCGCACGACGGTTTCCACGGGATTGTATTTCGCGATGGCATCTTTTGTCGGGCAGCAGCCACTCAGCCCGGCCAGAAAACCAATACCGATAAGGAGAGATGTGAGAGTTTTCATGGTGTCAGGCCCAGAGAGTTGGTGTGGTGGAATCCGCGGTGCAGCCCGTGTCAAGGTCCCATTCCTTCAGCACCGCGGCAATATTCCCGTTGTCAAGCATTGCGGTGTACAGGGCGAGCCACCCGTCACACACATTACGCACAGTCCGATCGAACACCTCTTCAAAGCTGCTCACACCACCACCGGGCAGTTTCACTTCATCGTAATATTTTTTGCACTGGTCCTGTTGGGTTGCCCGTAATTCCGAACTCTTGGTGTACACGACGGTACCCGGCTTGCCGAGCCCTGCGTGACGGAAGATGGCGGTGACCCCTTTCTCATTATCCGCAACGTCCATCAACGTGCGGAAATACTTGAACCAGGTCTTTGGTTCGGGCCGGGGTGTTTCCGTCGGATATGCGTCCACCAGGAGCTGCTTCCAGAATTCCATTACGTAGTCAAAATGCGCCGACTGAGCACAGTTCCTGAAGCGGTCCGTGTACTCCGCATGTGTGATCTCCTGCCCATCCATGATGGTGTTGAAGAGCAGGGAGTCCTGAACCTTCTCACATTCCCTGTGAGGTGGCCGGTTTGCTTCTACCGTATATGGGCCGACAATGGCCTGAACAACCGGGTGAACGGTTACATCCGTGATGATGTGCGAGGCATACCCCAGAAGCCAGACGAGAGTATACCGGTCCTCGATACGATTTGCCGGCCACAGGGCACGGAGCCCCAAAACACCATTTTCAACCGGCCTGTCTGTCGTCGTGTAGTGCATCGTGTCCGCCCACTTCGATTGTGACCCAAACGGCACGGCATACGGCAGATCAGGCGAGGCCGCACCGAGGTACATCCAGTGCGAGTGTGCGTTGAGGAGCTGCCGGAGTTCGATCGGCAGTTTCTTACAGTTGCGCGCCTTGTAACAGGCCATAAAATGTGTGATGAGACCAGCCATACACTTCTCCTTTCTCTGCAACCGGCAGTTCACATCCACAACCACCGGTGGATGAATGGCGATGTGAAACCCCAAACTCGCCAAAATGTCCTTGTAATTGTTACCCTGCGGGTACTAAGCATGTGAGGCGGTATGCTGTCACTCTCCTGCCCTTGATTGGGAGTGTGCGGCATACTCTTCGAGCTGGAGTTGTGTGGGCTGTCCGCGGTGGAGCTGGCCAATGCCCGTTCGTATTGAAGTCCAACCTAGCTGCGAATAAAATCTACCTCGATTTCGAGGAGAAAGCAACTTCGATACTTGCAAGTCAGTGATAACTGCAGTGAGAAAGCGGGCAACAGTCACCCCCACGAATGTGCGTAGCGAATAACTTGGATGGAATCGTCCGCAACCTATTGCCTCGCGCATCACCAATTGTTAGATTTCTACGCGGGACATTCTATCACTAACCTGGTGCAGCATGAGATTGACCGTGTGGGCTCTTGAAACACTGTTAGAAGATGAAAAGGTTGTTAAACTGCCCAAGGTGTCTTGTGGTCGACTGGGGTAGTACAATCTTGCACAGGAACCTGCTTAACCTGTGAGCCATGTCACAAGAAAGTGTGCTACCAAACGAGATAAGTCCGCAGTAAGACGGTGAAATACTCACACTCAGGTTTCAAAGTTGCACGGCTGCCTTTCTACCCGTTGTATATATATGGCTGGGTATCATTATTCTGCTCAAGGCAATTGCTGGGGAAGAGATCGCAAACATGCGTGCTCTCGGAAATAAATGTGTCGTCAATACACTCTCAGCATTGGCGCCTGCTGAATGGATATCGCTAAGCCCACAGTTTTCACGTAGGCAAAATCACAATAGTAAGTGCCATTGCTCGCGCCTACGCATAATCGACACTCTTTAAGTAATAGGGTCATTACGTTATTTATTCATCCATATATTGTATAAATATTAAGGATTACAATCATGAGAACCGTTGTAAAAATTTCCCCACCTTATCTAACAATTTATGTCAACGGGAATGAGATCCTCCACGAATTGACAAACGACGAGCGCGACGTCATCTTGCCAGAGCTCGTTAGAATCAGTGATCCTAAAAAAACCAAAATTGTGGTTGACATTGCCGAAAATAAACTCAAGAATATTATTGAGAAGGCACGCAGGCGTATTAATCACGGGAAACAAACAACTATGCACACCTCACTTTGCACCCACGACGCAGCCATTAACGACTTAAGCAGCCGTATGTACGGTACAATGCGTATTTCATTAGAATTTGATGGTAACCGAAAATCAGCGTTTGTCGTTACTATTTGCAAAAGAGCCATCTCACTTCTCCAAGGCTATAAAGCATTAATGCATGAGAAGAACTTTGGCTCCTCATTGTCATTGATAAAGGAGCAATACGAGTGTTTAATGCTTTTCTATGCTTCAGATTTGGCAGTGGATCAAACCGTTTTTTTTGATCAGTACTTTGCTGGCAATTCAATAGCAGAAATAACAGATGTAAATAATCG
Encoded proteins:
- a CDS encoding zinc dependent phospholipase C family protein, giving the protein MAGLITHFMACYKARNCKKLPIELRQLLNAHSHWMYLGAASPDLPYAVPFGSQSKWADTMHYTTTDRPVENGVLGLRALWPANRIEDRYTLVWLLGYASHIITDVTVHPVVQAIVGPYTVEANRPPHRECEKVQDSLLFNTIMDGQEITHAEYTDRFRNCAQSAHFDYVMEFWKQLLVDAYPTETPRPEPKTWFKYFRTLMDVADNEKGVTAIFRHAGLGKPGTVVYTKSSELRATQQDQCKKYYDEVKLPGGGVSSFEEVFDRTVRNVCDGWLALYTAMLDNGNIAAVLKEWDLDTGCTADSTTPTLWA